The following proteins are co-located in the Spinactinospora alkalitolerans genome:
- a CDS encoding acyl-CoA dehydrogenase family protein: protein MARLPEEEELIVSTVADFVDREVRPVVRELEHADTYPEALIDQMKRLGVYGLAIPEPYGDAAVSAVCYSMVTEELSRGWMSLAGAMGGHTVVAKLLLAFGTQEQKERYLPRMATGELRATMALTEPGGGSDLQGMRTVARRDGDGYVVDGSKTWISNARRSGLVALLCKTDPQADPAHRGISILLVEHGPGFTVSRDLPKLGYKGVESCELSFEGHRAPASALLGGVEGRGFAQMMRGLEIGRIQVASRSLGVGRAALEDALDYAQQRETFGKPIWKHQAIGGMLADMATKLTAARQLTHHAAERYDSSGRADMEAGMAKLFASETAMEIALNAVRIHGGYGYSTEFDVERYFRDAPLMIVGEGTNEIQRDVIARQLVGRHQRA, encoded by the coding sequence ATGGCCCGCCTGCCGGAAGAAGAAGAGCTCATCGTCTCCACCGTCGCGGACTTCGTCGACCGCGAGGTGCGCCCCGTGGTCCGGGAGCTGGAGCACGCCGACACCTACCCCGAGGCGCTCATCGATCAGATGAAGCGGCTGGGCGTCTACGGCCTGGCGATCCCCGAGCCCTACGGCGACGCCGCGGTGTCGGCGGTCTGCTACTCGATGGTGACCGAGGAGCTGTCGCGGGGGTGGATGAGCCTGGCCGGCGCGATGGGCGGGCACACCGTCGTGGCGAAGCTGCTGCTGGCCTTCGGCACGCAGGAGCAGAAGGAACGCTACCTGCCGCGCATGGCGACCGGCGAGCTGCGCGCCACCATGGCGCTGACCGAGCCCGGCGGCGGCTCCGACCTGCAGGGCATGCGCACCGTGGCGCGCCGGGACGGCGACGGCTACGTGGTCGACGGGTCCAAGACCTGGATCTCCAACGCCCGCCGCTCCGGCCTGGTGGCGCTGCTGTGCAAGACCGACCCGCAGGCCGACCCCGCGCACCGCGGCATCAGCATCCTGCTGGTCGAGCACGGTCCCGGCTTCACCGTCTCCCGCGACCTGCCGAAACTGGGCTACAAGGGGGTGGAGTCCTGCGAGCTCTCCTTCGAGGGCCACCGCGCACCGGCGAGCGCGCTCCTGGGCGGGGTCGAGGGCCGCGGGTTCGCGCAGATGATGCGCGGCCTGGAGATCGGCCGCATCCAGGTCGCCTCCCGCTCCCTGGGCGTGGGCCGCGCGGCCCTGGAGGACGCGCTGGACTACGCCCAGCAGCGCGAGACCTTCGGCAAGCCGATCTGGAAGCACCAGGCGATCGGCGGCATGCTCGCCGACATGGCGACCAAGCTCACCGCGGCCCGCCAGCTCACGCACCACGCGGCCGAACGCTACGACTCCAGCGGGCGCGCCGACATGGAGGCCGGCATGGCCAAGCTGTTCGCCTCGGAGACGGCCATGGAGATCGCGCTGAACGCGGTGCGGATCCACGGCGGGTACGGCTACTCGACCGAGTTCGACGTCGAGCGCTACTTCCGCGACGCGCCGCTGATGATCGTCGGCGAGGGCACCAACGAGATCCAGCGCGACGTCATCGCCCGCCAACTCGTCGGCCGCCACCAGCGGGCCTGA